The sequence ACGTGCTATTTATTTATATCTGGTTAAATGCTAAAAGCCTGACGTATACATATAAAAAGGCAAAATAAAAAACATAATATCCGGAAAGAATATGAAACAGTCCATTGCTTCAATATTCATTGCACTATTCTTATTCATCACACTTATGTTCTTTGGGAGCTGCAAAAGCCCCGTTGAGCCGAAGAAGGAAACTGGCTCGGATACTACAAGCCACAATTTCTCATGGCAGATGTGGGAGTTTGGTGACCTTTATGGAACAGGCTACACGAGTATGTTTTTTGATGTGGCGATAGTAACTGAAAATGACATATGGGCTGTAGGTGATATAAAGCTTAAGGACTCGACAGGCAAGACAGATGCACACTGGATCAATGCAATGCACTGGAATGGAATTGAGTGGAAGCCTTTTAAGCTCCAATTCTATGATTATCCAGGTCTGCCCTCTACATTTTCTTATCCGGCTAATTCAGTCTGTGTCCTTGACAGCGGAAAGATAATCGTCAGCCATGCCAACCAGGTCACATTCATAAAAGATGAAAAGCAGCTTAAAACTGAATACATTCCGATCGTTATTGGAAAGATCTGGGCCAAAAATTCAAATGATATTTATGCAGTTGGAGCTCAGGGCGGAATCGTACATTATGACGGAAAGGCCTGGAAGAAAATTGAAAGCGGTACCACAATGCACTTAGTGGACATATTTTCAAAAGACGGAAAAGACTTCTATGCTTCAGGAGGGGATATGCTGGGCTATAAAGGAGTCGTATTGAAAGGTGATGCAACCGGATTTAATGTAATTGCTGAAGGCAAACCTTCGGTCAGCACAGAGGAGCTCTTCAACCCTTATTTTGTTGGTGTAGGAAGCATGCTCTGGGTTAGCCCTTCTGATACGGTTTACTTCGGAGGCAGTCTTTTGTTTGCATATAAAGATGGAAAAATGGATTACGTGAAGACACTTGCAGGAAATAAAACCTGGATGAACGTAAATGGAGACTACTGGGGATACCTTTCCGGAATCAGGGGCAACAGTGACAATGATATTGCCCTTGTAGGTGAAGGCAACACAATAAGGCACTTCAATGGGAAAAACTGGAAACAGCTTGGAATGCCTTACAACTACACCAGCGAGTATTTTTGGGGCTCGGTAGATATGAAGAAAAATACAATAGCTGCTGTTGGTAGGTCAAATACAAATGGAATAATTATGATCCTAAAAAGAGGAAACTAAAATTACAGAATTTTTTGGAGAATACTTAAACCTAAACAAAAAGGCCACGGTGTAGCAGCACCGTGGCAAATGGCAAAACATATGGTAATGTCCTTCTGAGCATTATTAATCAGCCTGATAAGCTGAATCCCTATTTTTTTTGCCATTTCCAATATAATAAACAACTAAACCACATTCACTCACAAAAAGGGATGGTAAAATGAAAAACTTTATTGGAAACCTTGCTTTCTTACTCTTCACCTTGTTGATTTTTCAGTCAACATTCTTCGGACAGAACAACTACACTTACGGCCCTGTCAAGGAAAACCAGTGGCAAACAAGTCAGGGGCCTGTTGGTTATGGCCCCGGTGATGAGCACTATATTGGTGCCAATGCCGGCGGATCTGTAGTCGTCTACATACTTTTCGTTAATTGGCAATGGAACAGCAGTAACATTTGGCAATAGCAGTATTTTATCGACTACTAGTGCTTCAATTGACCTGACACGAAATTTTTCTTCAGTTCCTCAAAATTATCAGTTTGTAAATAAAATAGAGAATACTGAAAACTATGGGCTTTTGAATGTAAAGAATAACGTTAACGGCACTTCAAGCAATATTGCTTCAGGCACAGTACTTGGCTTGGGCCCGATGCTCAATTATACTGCGAGAACAAATGAACTCCCTTTTTTAGCAAACTGGAATAATACGGGGAATTCTGAAAAGTACAATAATTGGATAATTGATAATACTATTATGAATGTTCATGGGCTGTCCTATACTTTTCAACCTCAATTAACCGGCACGCTTCCCTCGATATTCGCGGCAAAATTTGACAGGACATCTTCAGCAACAATACAGGCAACACCATCTGAGGGAATTACAGGAACAATAGTCAGCCTCAGGGATCCATGGTACTATTATTCAGATGCGCAGAACAACTGGTACCATTCGGATGAGTATAGGAATTATGCTTCACCTTTTGTCATTGAGAAAAACAGTTCAAATTCATATGAAAGACTGCTGATGAAGAACTCTCTAACCGTACGGCCATTGCAAGACTTGACAGCGCAGTCTTCTTTATCACTTCTTCCAGGCTTGCTCTTGACGGCAAGCGCCTGGGATTTACTTCAAAATGCGACAGCATAAAATCCTATGATTCGAAGTCCATTAGTGAAGTCCTTTCAACTAAGACTTTTACACCTATGGCTAACTCCGCAATCAGCTATGACATTGAGTACGGGGCACTCGATACACTCTACTGCCTGAAGGCTCTCTCAAAAGGCAGAGGTATTGATTGCCGCCTGGAGCTTCAGGAGGTGAATAACGGAAGTACTCTGAAAGTACTCGACAGGTTTTCTCTGGACAAGATTTCAATGAATGGAAAAGACGGGAGTAAAAGATGTGTTTCAGGAAGCCTGGATGTGAAGAAATTTGAAGGCAGGAATCTTAGGCTTAAGCTTGTAATTGAAGACGGCATAAATGCCGGGTGGGGACTTATGGAACGGGTACTTAATGCTGAAGAAGAGAAAGAGATTGAAAAGATCTCTTCAGAAAAAGTGACCGACTATGCCATGAGTCAGAACTATCCAAACCCTTTCAATCCTTCTACTATAATAAGCTACCAACTCCCGAAGGCTTCAAAAGTCACTCTTAGGATCTATGATGTACTCGGTAAAGAAGTTACAACACTAGTCGATGAAGTTAAAGGGGAAGGAAAGTACTCAGTTGAATTTAACGCATCAAACCTCCCAAGCGGAATCTATGTCTATGAGATCCGCGCCAACGACTTCGTTAAGAGCGGCAAAATGATGCTCCTGAAGTAAATTGATCTGAGTAGGGGATATATGGCAGAGGCTTTCTCTTTAGCTTCTGCCTTTTTTGTGCCTGACACTTTGATTTTTACTGAACCGGGACAGGGGGGAAAATTCAGTTATATTGCTATTAAAGGTCAAAATTACTAACTTACCCCTGACCCAAAGATTCCCCCCTTGAAGGGTAAAAATTAATTGTCTATCCTGATACTGTCCGTTCATTGATAATGCGAACTTAAGCCGGAGGAAGTCATGAAAAGGCGTTTGTTTACGTTTTCATTTCTGGCAATTGGTTTAATTGTTATCGTGTTTCTAATTTTCAGACCTTCAAAAACTCAGACAGTCACACAGGAGAAGATTATAGGCGACGTCCCTGTAAGCGTGATGCAGGCAAAGAAGGGAAAAATCTCAAATTCCATATCTCTCATTGGCGTAATACAGGCCAATAAGGATATAAATGTAATTTCCGAAACCCAGGGGCTTGTTACAGCAGTACGCGTAAAGGTTGGCGACAATGTACACCAGGAGACCGTGCTTGCCGAGGTTGATGACGTAATAATGCAGTCAAACCTCGCCTCAGCAGAAATCAACTACCTGAAGGCAAAAAGGGATTATGAACGAAGTGAAGTCCTTTTCCAGGAAAATTCCATTTCGGCCTCACAGCTGGATCTTGCCAGGCTCCAGCTGAAGGCCGCGGAAAACCAGCTTACGGTTGCCAAAAAGCAGCTGAATAATACCAAAATCACCACACCCGTTACCGGCACTATAAATACAAGGAACGTTGAAGTGGGCACAATGGTACAGCCCGGAATGGTAATAGCCAACGTTGTGGACATTTCAACTTTAAAGGTAAAACTGAACATCTCAGAACGCGAAGCCTTCCAGATCAGGCCGGGAGACAAGGTTGAAGTTACAACTGATGTTTACCCGGGCGTCAGCTTCCGGGGTAACGTGGATAATATAGCTTCAAAAGCCGACGAGGCCCACACCTACGCCGTTGAGCTGAAACTTCAAAACAGCAAAGAGCATCCGCTGAAAGCCGGAATGTTTGCAAGGGCTAACTTTAATTCTTCGGATGAAAGGGACGCCATTTTAATTCCAAGGGAGGCTCTTATTGGAAGCATCCGCAACGCACAGGTATACCTCATCAAAAACAGCCAGGCACTGCTTCAGCCCGTTACCATTGGGCGCCAGGCCGGGCAGGAGCTGGAAGTAATTGACGGCATTGCGGAAGGAGACGTTATAGTGACAAACGGGCAGTATAACCTTTCTAACAACTCCAGAGTAGTAAAAATAAATAATTAAGTTGAGGATACTAAAATGACCTTAACTGAACTATCAATAAAAAGACCGTCTTTTGTAATTGTCATTTTTTCCGCCCTGACGCTCCTGGCTGTCTTCGGATATTCGCAGCTGAAGTATGAACTCCTTCCAAATATAAATATTCCATGGGTGGTCGTCTCAACGGTTTACCCCGGTGCCTCCCCGAGCGAAGTTGAAAACAACGTGACAAAGGTAATTGAAGACGCGCTCTCGGGCCTGGACAAAGTGGAAAGAATCATGTCCACTTCCTATGAGGGGGTTTCTATTGTCAGCATCGAGTTCAAGAAGTCAGCCGACGTTGACGTGTCGTTCCAGGACGCTCAGCGCAAGATAAACGGAATGATGATGAGTCTTCCGAAGGAAGTCAGAACACCTGTGCTTCAGAAGATCTCTCTTTCGGAGACGCCCATACTTCAGGTGGGGGCTACGGCCGATATGTCATCAAAGGAGTTCTACCAGTTTATGAAGGACCAGATCCAGCCTGCCATATCGAGAGTTGACGGCGTGGGGCTCATACTCCTTACAGGCGGGCAGCAGAGGGAAATTAAGATCAACCTGGACGCGCAGAAGATCTCGGCCTACGGGCTTTCAATTGCAAGAATCGCCCAGGCGGTAAATACTTCAAACCTGGACTTCCCGACAGGCAAGATACAGGGCGCGCAGCAGCAGTTTATTGTGAGGGTAGCAGGAAAGTTCTCCTCAATTGACGACCTGAGAAACCTCGTCGTAGGGCAGTCGCAGCAGGGGGGGAATATACGCCTTAAAGACGTTGCCGAAATTGAGGACGGCACGGCTGAAATAGAAACCCTCAGCCGCTTAAATGGGAAAAACTCCATAGGTATTGCAATCTTAAAGCAGGCCGGGGCAAATTCCGTCATGGTGAGCAGTTTAGTCAGGCGCGAGCTTAGCCAGCTGGAAAAAGATTACAAAAATCTGAACCTCAAATTTGACGTGGCGCAGGACCAGTCGCTCTTTACCGTCGAGGCCTCAGACGCGGTGCAGAAGGATCTTCTTATTGCAATCCTCCTCGTTGCAGCTGTAATGTTCCTGTTCCTGCACAGCATAAGAAACTCATTTATTGTAATGATCGCAATACCGACTTCTCTTACGGCGGCTTTTGTCGTCATGTGGGCCTTCGACTTTTCACTAAATCTCATGACGCTTCTTGCGCTTTCACTCGTAATAGGCATACTTGTAGACGACTCCATTGTGGTTCTGGAAAATATTTACCACCACCTGGAAAAAGGGGAGGATAAAAAGACCGCGGCCTTAAAGGGGAGAAATGAAATAGGCTTTGCGGCACTTTCAATTACATTTGTGGACGTTGTGGTTTTTGTCCCTCTCTCACTTGTAAGCGGTATGATAGGCGACATCATGCGTGAGTTCGCAATCCTGATTACTGTGTCAACACTAATGAGCCTCTTTGTTTCATTTACCGTTACGCCCGTTCTGGCCTCCAGGTTCTCTAAGCTGGAACTGATCAGTCCGCATTCTCTTATGGGAAGGCTTGGAAGTGCATTTGAAAACTCTTTTAAGAGGCTTACAGGAATCTATCTTCAGATGCTGCGCTGGAGCCTTAAGAATCCGTGGAAGGTCCTCTCAGGGGCAACCGTAATATTTGTGGTATCAATGGGGCTTCCTGCAATGGGCCTTATCGGAAGCGAATTTATGAAGCAGCCCGACAGCGGTGAGTTTATTGTTGCACTTGAACTTCCCCCGGGCTCCACGCTTTCAAACACCAACAGGGTGACTCAGCAGGTGGAAAGAATAATTTCAGATATACCGGGAGTGAAAAAAATACTTACAAACGTGGGGCGCGGCCCGAACCGCCAGACAATGAATAACGCGTCTGAAATAACGGTGACGCTCCTGCCTAAGGATGAAAGGCTGAAATCAACCAAGGAGATCTCGGATGAGATTAAACAAAAGGGAAGGCTTATACCGGATGCCAGAGTATACATAAACCAGATCGGCGTAACGGGTGAGTCAGGTGAGGCGCCTGTTTTTATACAGATAACAGGAAGAAAGCCCGATTCCATACAGGCAACGGCAGGACTGGTTACTGAGGCATTAAGGAAAACTCCCGGCATAACAGACATCAGGCTTTCCTCCGAACAGGGGAAGCCCGAGACAAGGGTGGACATAGACAGGCAGAAGATGGCAAACTTCGGCATAACAGTCTTTGACGTGGGTACTACGCTCCAGGTGGCTTTAACAGGCAATGACGACTCAAAGTACCGCGAAGGGCAGTATGAATATCCTATCAGGATAATGCTGGACCGCTTCGACCGCTCCAACATGGAAGACATCTCCAGGCTGCCGCTTGTAAATTACAAAGGGGCCCAGGTACAGCTGGAGCAGTTTGCAGGTGTTTACCAAAGCCTTGGGCCAACAAAGCTTGAGAGGCAGAACCGCAACCCTTCAATGGTCGTCTCGGCCTATACGGACGGGCGCCCTATAGGAAGCGTTATGGCATCTTTTAGCGGCATACTGGGCAATAAAAAGGCCGGGGGGACGTATATCAGCCTGGAAGGCGATGAGAAGATGCGCTCGGAAGGAATGGACTCTCTCATGCTGGCGCTGATTGCGGCAATTATATTTGTTTACCTTATTATGGTGCTCTTATTCGACTCGTTTGTTTATCCATTTGTGGTCCTCTTCTCAATTCCGCTTGCGCTAATTGGCGCGCTCATAGCACTTGCCGCAACGGATAACGCGCTAAGCATATTTTCAATGCTTGGTGTAATTATGATGATAGGGCTTGTTGCAAAAAACGCAATTCTGATCGTGGAAAGGACGAACTTCCAGAGGACGCAGGGATTTGGGCTTAATGAGGCGCTTGTTGAAGCCGGCAACTCACGCATAAGGCCCATACTGATGACCACACTTGCCATGGTTTTCGGTATGCTCCCGATTGCAACCGCCTCGGGTGCGGGTTCGGAATGGAAAAACGGGCTTGCCTGGGCGTTAATCGGGGGGCTTACAAGTTCCATGTTCCTGACGCTTCTTGTAGTGCCTGTTGTTTATACAAAAATAGACAAGCTGAGAAGGTCAATCCCCGGATTGTTTAAAGAGCCGTTCCCGGTAAAAAGACACCAGGAGATAAAAACCGCGGATGAAGAGAACGAATTTGTAAAAAATAAATTACCGGGGAAGTGAAATTGCTCTTAAAAAAAGTCATTAACCAGATGAAGGTATAAGACATGAGAGCTTTAATAAAATTTATAATTTTACCTGTTCTGATAATTGTTTTCTTTTGGCAAAGCGCCCTGGCGCAGGAGCAGCGCGTAATTAAAATAGGTATCAGCGTTGACGGCCCGTGGAGAAGGAATGAGGGCCTTCTGGCGCTCCTTAGAAAAGAGATAAAGGACGCCCTTTCATCACAGGCTGAAGTGCGGTTCCCGAAGGTTCTTACGGGGGACTGGACAGAGGAAAAAATTGCGGCACTGAACGATGAGCTTCTTAACGACAAAAACATAGATTACGTGATCGGTTTCGGACTGCTTTCCTCAGTAGACCTTGCATCCAGGAAGTCTTTTCCGAAACCTGTAATTGCGCCTGTTGTTATAGACCCCTCGCATCAGAAGATATCCTTCACCTCAGGCACGAGCGGAGTCAAAAACCTTTGTTACCTGATTTATCCCGATACATTTGAAAGGGATATTGCGCAGCTGAAAGAACTGGTACCTTTTAAGAAGCTTGTGGTAATTGCAAGCCGGAAGTACCACAGGAGTCTTAGAAAGGATGATATCCCGCTTGAATACAGGGGGAAGGAAAACGGGCCTGAGATTGTAACACTCTTCTATGACAATTCTGCCGATGAGGTCTTGTCGGCAATTCCGAAAGATGCCGATGCCGTTTATCTGCACATGGTGCCGATGCCTGAAGAGGATTTTCAGAAGATATCGCAGGAGCTCATTAAAAGAAGGCTTCCGAGCTTTTCTTTCCTGGGGGAGTACGACGTAAGGCGCGGGATTATGGCTGCCGAAAGCCCTGACATTTTCCCGAGGATGATCAGACGGATTGCCCTGAACGTGCAGAGGATCTCGCTTGGTGACGACCCCGGAATGCTGAGCGTTACATTCTCCCCGGCCCAGAGGCTTTATATAAACTTAAAGACCGCCTACGCCGTCGGTGTATCCCCGAAATGGAATACACTGCTGGAGGCTGAACTGATTCAGCTGGATTCAACGGCAATTCCGGGGGCTCAGAACTTGACGCTTAAGACTGCTGTTAGCAGAATATCGGAACAAAATCTTGAAGTGCTTGGAAAACGCCAGGAGATGAACGCGCAGGCACAGAATATAAGCATTGCCCGGTCAAACCTCCTGCCCAGAATAGACTTTAATGCCTCGGGCCTGCAGATAGACAAGGACAGGGCAGCCTCAGGCTACCAGCCCGAAAGGCGCGGGACGGTGGACTTTTCAGTAAGGCAGGTTATATTCTCCGAACAGGCAATGGCAAACATCAGCATACAGTCATCCCTCTACGATTCCAAGAAAGATGAATTTGAGGTCATGCGCCTTAATACAATCTCTGAAGGCTCAAAGCTTTACCTCAACTTCCTGCGTACAAAAAAGCTTTTCTATATTCTGCTCGACAACCTGAGGCTCATGAGGCAGAACCTGGAGATTGCTGCCATAAGGCAGTCTACAGGATCAGCGGGTCCGGAGGAAAAGCTGAGGTGGGAGGCTGAAATTGCGGATCTGAGGAAAACGGCAATGGAGGTGCAAAGCCAGATGAACCAGGTCCAGCTTGCATTAAAGCAGGTGATGAATATCCCTTTAATTTATTCTGTAAACGTGGCCGATGTATCGCTGGACGATCCTGAAATGATCATCTCAAACGGCAAGATCAGAAGCTATCTTGAAGACCCTGTGAGCTTTGACCTTATGACCGACTTTCTTGTGCAGGAGGGGATTAAAAGCTCGAAAGAGATCAGCCAGATAAATTCAGTTATGGATGCGCAGAACAGGAACCTGACTTCAATAAGGTATTCATTTTACACCCCTACTATTGCGGCCTTTGCTTCTTATTCAAATACATTTTACAAATCCAGGATCAGCCAGCCTTTTCAGCTAAGTTCAATTCCTGCTCCGCCAAGCTCAATTCCGGTTGAATTCCCGGCCTACATGGGACAGCTGTTTTCCATGGTTTCGCCGAGCCTTCCGGATAATAACGACTGGAGTGTGGGGCTGCAGCTTTCGCTGAACATCTCTGACGGTTTTGCTACAAGTTATTCGGAGCAGAAGGCTGTCTCGGAATTAAACCAGCTCGATTATCAGAAGAAGTCTGTTGCAGAAAAGATCGCGCTCAGGATACGCTATGAGATGGAAACCCTTAAGGCTGCCTACTTCGGAATACAGCAGTCGAAGATAGAGCAGGAGGCGGCGCAGAAAACTCTCAAGATAGTAACCGATGCGTATTCCAGGGGGGCTCTGTCCATATTAAACCTTATGGATGCACAGGCATCGGCTCTCAGGGCAGACCAGATTTCTGTAAATGCATACTATGACCTCCTGATAGGCTATATGCAGCTCCAGCGTGCAATAGGCAAGTATGACCTCTTTCTTACTCCTGAGGAAAGAAGTCAGATTACGGGAGGGCTCATTAACTTTATAGAAAGCAAGGCAAGGCGTTAAAATAAATCGGGAAGGGCCTTCTCCCCTCATGAAGGCCCTGTCCCCTTGAGGCAGAACTTACCTTTTAGTTAAAGCTTCTTTTGAAAGCGCACGGGCAATTCCAAGTTCCACCCCGTTATTGCTGCAGCGGGCAATTTTAGCAAACCACTCATTTGCACTATTAGTATCTTTTTTCTTTTCGTATGCCAGGCCTGTATAGTACCAGTTAAGAGGACTTTCCCTGTTGCCTTCGGCCAGGTACTGAAGTGCCTCGTCATACTTTCCTTCCTGTATTGCAAGGGCGCCAAGTGTGGTGTTGAAGTACATTTTCTGCGGTTCATTCTTCTCCACTTCCCTGCACTGCGTAACCAGTGTGCGGGCTTCATTTAAGTTACCCATTTCAATCATTGCGCGGCAGCGCCCGAGGTTTGCAAGGACGAGTCTTTGCGTCTTCATGTTTTCGGGAAGCGATGATTTGTTTATGATTTCAGCCGCCTGCTCAAAGTGCTTTATGCCGTCAGACGCCCTGCCCATTTCGGAGAGGATTACGCCGCCGGTGTAAAGAGAGCGGAATTCCTGCCCCGTTAGCTTTTCCTTTTCAGCCATCGCTTTGCTTTTTTCCATCAGATCCACTGCTTCATTTATTTTCCCCTCGTAAAGGTAGCTTATGGCCTCATTATACATTGATTCCAGTTTACCAATTGTAGTAGGGGCTTTCTCCAGGGCCTTCTGGAAGTTGGCTCTTGCATTTGCGTAGTCTCCTCTCATGGCATAGTTTGAACCTATGCTGTTTAAGGACTGATAGAATGAAGGATCTTTCTGGA comes from Ignavibacteria bacterium and encodes:
- a CDS encoding T9SS type A sorting domain-containing protein, which gives rise to MANSAISYDIEYGALDTLYCLKALSKGRGIDCRLELQEVNNGSTLKVLDRFSLDKISMNGKDGSKRCVSGSLDVKKFEGRNLRLKLVIEDGINAGWGLMERVLNAEEEKEIEKISSEKVTDYAMSQNYPNPFNPSTIISYQLPKASKVTLRIYDVLGKEVTTLVDEVKGEGKYSVEFNASNLPSGIYVYEIRANDFVKSGKMMLLK
- a CDS encoding efflux RND transporter periplasmic adaptor subunit; translation: MKRRLFTFSFLAIGLIVIVFLIFRPSKTQTVTQEKIIGDVPVSVMQAKKGKISNSISLIGVIQANKDINVISETQGLVTAVRVKVGDNVHQETVLAEVDDVIMQSNLASAEINYLKAKRDYERSEVLFQENSISASQLDLARLQLKAAENQLTVAKKQLNNTKITTPVTGTINTRNVEVGTMVQPGMVIANVVDISTLKVKLNISEREAFQIRPGDKVEVTTDVYPGVSFRGNVDNIASKADEAHTYAVELKLQNSKEHPLKAGMFARANFNSSDERDAILIPREALIGSIRNAQVYLIKNSQALLQPVTIGRQAGQELEVIDGIAEGDVIVTNGQYNLSNNSRVVKINN
- a CDS encoding efflux RND transporter permease subunit; protein product: MTLTELSIKRPSFVIVIFSALTLLAVFGYSQLKYELLPNINIPWVVVSTVYPGASPSEVENNVTKVIEDALSGLDKVERIMSTSYEGVSIVSIEFKKSADVDVSFQDAQRKINGMMMSLPKEVRTPVLQKISLSETPILQVGATADMSSKEFYQFMKDQIQPAISRVDGVGLILLTGGQQREIKINLDAQKISAYGLSIARIAQAVNTSNLDFPTGKIQGAQQQFIVRVAGKFSSIDDLRNLVVGQSQQGGNIRLKDVAEIEDGTAEIETLSRLNGKNSIGIAILKQAGANSVMVSSLVRRELSQLEKDYKNLNLKFDVAQDQSLFTVEASDAVQKDLLIAILLVAAVMFLFLHSIRNSFIVMIAIPTSLTAAFVVMWAFDFSLNLMTLLALSLVIGILVDDSIVVLENIYHHLEKGEDKKTAALKGRNEIGFAALSITFVDVVVFVPLSLVSGMIGDIMREFAILITVSTLMSLFVSFTVTPVLASRFSKLELISPHSLMGRLGSAFENSFKRLTGIYLQMLRWSLKNPWKVLSGATVIFVVSMGLPAMGLIGSEFMKQPDSGEFIVALELPPGSTLSNTNRVTQQVERIISDIPGVKKILTNVGRGPNRQTMNNASEITVTLLPKDERLKSTKEISDEIKQKGRLIPDARVYINQIGVTGESGEAPVFIQITGRKPDSIQATAGLVTEALRKTPGITDIRLSSEQGKPETRVDIDRQKMANFGITVFDVGTTLQVALTGNDDSKYREGQYEYPIRIMLDRFDRSNMEDISRLPLVNYKGAQVQLEQFAGVYQSLGPTKLERQNRNPSMVVSAYTDGRPIGSVMASFSGILGNKKAGGTYISLEGDEKMRSEGMDSLMLALIAAIIFVYLIMVLLFDSFVYPFVVLFSIPLALIGALIALAATDNALSIFSMLGVIMMIGLVAKNAILIVERTNFQRTQGFGLNEALVEAGNSRIRPILMTTLAMVFGMLPIATASGAGSEWKNGLAWALIGGLTSSMFLTLLVVPVVYTKIDKLRRSIPGLFKEPFPVKRHQEIKTADEENEFVKNKLPGK
- a CDS encoding TolC family protein produces the protein MRALIKFIILPVLIIVFFWQSALAQEQRVIKIGISVDGPWRRNEGLLALLRKEIKDALSSQAEVRFPKVLTGDWTEEKIAALNDELLNDKNIDYVIGFGLLSSVDLASRKSFPKPVIAPVVIDPSHQKISFTSGTSGVKNLCYLIYPDTFERDIAQLKELVPFKKLVVIASRKYHRSLRKDDIPLEYRGKENGPEIVTLFYDNSADEVLSAIPKDADAVYLHMVPMPEEDFQKISQELIKRRLPSFSFLGEYDVRRGIMAAESPDIFPRMIRRIALNVQRISLGDDPGMLSVTFSPAQRLYINLKTAYAVGVSPKWNTLLEAELIQLDSTAIPGAQNLTLKTAVSRISEQNLEVLGKRQEMNAQAQNISIARSNLLPRIDFNASGLQIDKDRAASGYQPERRGTVDFSVRQVIFSEQAMANISIQSSLYDSKKDEFEVMRLNTISEGSKLYLNFLRTKKLFYILLDNLRLMRQNLEIAAIRQSTGSAGPEEKLRWEAEIADLRKTAMEVQSQMNQVQLALKQVMNIPLIYSVNVADVSLDDPEMIISNGKIRSYLEDPVSFDLMTDFLVQEGIKSSKEISQINSVMDAQNRNLTSIRYSFYTPTIAAFASYSNTFYKSRISQPFQLSSIPAPPSSIPVEFPAYMGQLFSMVSPSLPDNNDWSVGLQLSLNISDGFATSYSEQKAVSELNQLDYQKKSVAEKIALRIRYEMETLKAAYFGIQQSKIEQEAAQKTLKIVTDAYSRGALSILNLMDAQASALRADQISVNAYYDLLIGYMQLQRAIGKYDLFLTPEERSQITGGLINFIESKARR
- a CDS encoding tetratricopeptide repeat protein, which encodes MKSLKKTILLFLLFSAALSGLAYAQKGQMKITASSSEVLKLYNDAEKMACKMKFDAAMDLLQKAVKADPNFAMGYLRMAELSGNNLDESKAYLDKALSLSGNVSEGEKEWILLMKARSEGPLEDYKTRLQKLDEKFPKDRAVQYTLGSLYFEDFNNYTLASEHLKQAIDADKKFAAPYNLLGTCYARLNKDEEAENVYLDYIKLNSEDAAPYYYYADYLIKSGRYTDSRKQNEKALQKDPSFYQSLNSIGSNYAMRGDYANARANFQKALEKAPTTIGKLESMYNEAISYLYEGKINEAVDLMEKSKAMAEKEKLTGQEFRSLYTGGVILSEMGRASDGIKHFEQAAEIINKSSLPENMKTQRLVLANLGRCRAMIEMGNLNEARTLVTQCREVEKNEPQKMYFNTTLGALAIQEGKYDEALQYLAEGNRESPLNWYYTGLAYEKKKDTNSANEWFAKIARCSNNGVELGIARALSKEALTKR